In Seriola aureovittata isolate HTS-2021-v1 ecotype China chromosome 17, ASM2101889v1, whole genome shotgun sequence, a genomic segment contains:
- the LOC130185881 gene encoding SRC kinase signaling inhibitor 1-like isoform X1, whose protein sequence is MGNAPSQANAGACFPKQDPERGGSHMISTDDLEYPREYRTLGNSARRFSNVGLVHTSEHRHTVSAAQSLEALTNLHKADMERKRDAFMDHLKSKYQQQQQLQHPHHSPHHNPPSPSPSHSSMRGTSERSAREQQQPNYWSFKSRSPRHSQSTQSGLADQAAKLSFASAESLETMSEADIPLGFNRMNRFRQSLPLSRSASQNKLRSPGVLFLQYGDETRRVHITHELSSLDTLHALIVHMFPQKLTAGMLKSPNTAILIKDEARNVFYELEDVRDIQDRSIIKIYRKEPIYASYPAAAHLANGDLRREIVYSSRDSSPTRRLNTLPSSTASGSSGSPSRSRLSYSGGRPPSFSGSHPQHEQPRHPHHPPASHAANAGLSPSPSAILERRDVKPDEEVSAKNMALMKNEGLYADPYSLMHEGRLSIASTQSLAAIGDPFSFPVSSGLYRRGSVRSLSTYSAAALQGDLEDSLYKPGGSLYSDTYSSATLGMGFRMPPSSPQKIPDMQLRDRDSYSSSPSRASPVRQTFRKDSSSVFVESPKSRPSSGSEPLCLTAGPGEGGRATPGFGSSLSGQDSDTSRDHRLERMEAMEKQIASLTGLVQSVLTRAPDSDSTCGLLRLCMMAGCPPDQGTEFSRPLPFSSSEKTETNSDGSATGTGRLKQKAHTPSAPLALMPPPPSNINQVNSVGRLQMQLHLHGLQQNATDLRKQLTQLRKIQMENQDSVKTLLKRTEAELNVRVADALRKQEDPLQRQRLLVEEERLKYLNEEELIIQQLHDLEKSVEEIQKESSVNHKLVTVQELEEKATVLRKLGETLTELKNQFPGLQSKMRVVLRVEVEAVKFLKEEPHRLDALLKRCKSITDTLATMRKQANEGVWKKQEDFSSPSSKHNDDLRKFADFDIPTSPPLTINDLGGGNSLSNWSPHTSLSRGHGNPSGPHKDNYPPVPHKGKALEELERRAAADKALSVEVRLAAERDWEEKRASLTQYSAQDINRLLEETQAELMKAIPDLDFAAKQIKPSSNPTSSQTPQSGTATPEHRASKPQHKLSGKEGGSRRGSDELTVPRYRTEKPSKSPPPPPPRRSFPSSPGITTRSGEPLIPGKSIKKSESEETEGQKPHVKLRRTVSENPRPASTPPTLASGDKEEGEEEKIAAELELFERAPLRLTLPPHHFLPVSPRNRNSVPPCRLDLWPSKAPGTEGSRLSPVPHIVLTECLPASPTASEDPVRDLANDSVEENPSRDWTGHRTAYEAQMSKQRDSFGGSLQPEREQHCFKQDMGLKQELALLLTEMEVRVVSSLEAQELSKTAGRVLKTLTILPQTREVSEAQLSDRPLLVLFREEKSVREAYRLLYSLLESSKPVPKPRIKSSLYPGQQNSLVEALRRGTETGDRTLTVQYNTETKMIPEVKQVLENSTLEYSESDSSVDSLASRMRTTEDVRRSTYRRLDSLEETIRELENTLIEISGHPTAEQLYTETAIKSAPAQVTGIPTSETKKPPVPPKPSSLNPASNQGGNSSSVGKILHSSAASKLKHLQQNSTDKTKIGKREDFLKIQGQQQQ, encoded by the exons CCAACGCCGGGGCCTGTTTTCCTAAGCAAG ATCCCGAGCGTGGTGGCAGTCACATGATCTCGACAGATGACTTGGAGTATCCAAGGGAGTACCGGACGCTGGGGAACAGCGCTCGGCGCTTCTCCAATGTGGGCCTGGTGCACACATCGGAGCATCGCCACACTGTCAGCGCCGCCCAGAGCCTGGAGGCTCTGACCAACCTGCATAAGGCTGACATGGAACGCAAGAGGGATGCCTTCATGGACCACCTGAAGAGCAagtaccagcagcagcagcagctgcagcatccGCACCACAGCCCACACCACAACCCGCCATCGCCCTCACCCTCCCATTCCAGCATGAGGGGCACGTCGGAGCGGTCTGCACGTGAGCAG CAACAGCCCAACTACTGGAGCTTTAAG AGCCGCAGTCCACGGCATTCCCAGTCTACCCAGTCTGGGCTTGCCGACCAGGCCGCCAAGCTCTCCTTTGCCTCTGCTGAATCCTTGGAGACCATGTCAGAAGCTGACATCCCCCTGGGGTTCAACCGGATGAACCGCTTCCGCCAGAGCCTGCCGCTGTCCCGCTCTGCCAGCCAGAATAAGCTACGATCTCCAG GCGTGCTGTTCCTGCAGTACGGGGATGAGACACGCCGGGTGCACATCACCCACGAGCTGAGCAGCCTGGACACGCTGCACGCCCTCATCGTCCACATGTTCCCTCAGAAGTTGACAGCGGGTATGCTGAAGTCACCCAACACAGCCATCTTGATCAAGGATGAGGCACGTAACGTCTTCTACGAGCTGGAGGATGTGCGGGACATCCAGGACCGCAGCATCATCAAGATTTACCGCAAAGAGCCCATCTATGCTTCTTACCCTGCTGCTGCACACCTTGCTAATGGAGACCTGAGG agggagatAGTGTACTCCTCTCGCGACTCCTCTCCAACTCGCCGCCTCAacaccctcccctcctctaCGGCCTCAGGGTCTTCTGGCTCTCCCTCCCGTTCACGCCTCTCCTACAGCGGGGGCcgccctccctccttctccgGGTCCCATCCCCAGCATGAACAGCCCCGACACCCCCACCATCCCCCAGCCAGCCACGCTGCCAATGCAGGCCTGTCTCCTTCACCCAGCGCCATCCTAGAGCGCCGTGATGTCAAGCCTGATGAAGAAGTGTCTGCGAAAAATATGGCATTAATGAAGAACGAGGGGCTGTATGCAGATCCCTACAGCTTGATGCACGAGGGCCGCCTCAGCATTGCTTCCACCCAGTCTTTAGCTGCCATTGGGGACCCCTTTAGCTTCCCTGTTTCCAGTGGCCTGTACCGCCGTGGCTCTGTGCGATCCCTCAGCACCTACTCGGCCGCTGCTCTTCAGGGCGATCTGGAGGACTCCCTCTACAAGCCTGGAGGCTCACTCTACTCTGACACATATTCCTCAGCCACTCTGGGCATGGGTTTTCGCATGCCGCCCTCATCCCCACAGAAAATTCCTGACATGCAGCTGAGGGACAGGGACTCATATTCTAGCTCACCCAGCAGAGCCTCACCCGTCAGGCAGACGTTTCGCAAGGACTCGTCCTCCGTGTTTGTGGAGAGCCCAAAGTCGAGGCCCAGCTCCGGTTCAGAGCCCCTTTGTCTGACAGCCGGGCCTGGGGAGGGCGGCAGGGCCACACCTGGTTTTGGTTCTTCATTGTCTGGACAAGACTCTGACACTAGCAG GGATCATCGCCTGGAGCGTATGGAGGCCATGGAGAAGCAGATAGCCAGCCTGACTGGCCTGGTCCAGAGTGTGCTGACCAGAGCACCAGACAGTGACAGCAC ATGCGGCCTGCTGCGTCTCTGCATGATGGCGGGCTGCCCTCCAGACCAAGGGACGGAGTTCTCACGGCCATTACCTTTCTCTTCCAGCGAGAAGACCGAAACCAACAGTGACGGCTCCGCCACTGGAA CTGGACGGCTGAAGCAGAAAG CTCATACACCATCGGCACCTCTAGCTCTGATGCCACCACCACCTTCTAACATAAACCAGGTGAACAGCGTCGGCCGCTTGCAGATGCAGCTCCACCTGCACGGCCTGCAGCAAAATGCCACCGACCTGCGCAAACAGCTCACCCAGCTGCGCAAGATACAG ATGGAGAACCAGGATTCGGTGAAAACATTGCTGAAACGGACAGAAGCGGAGCTGAATGTGCGCGTTGCTGACGCCCTGAGGAAGCAGGAGGATCCTCTGCAGAGACAGCGCCtcctggtggaggaggagagactcAAGTACCTCAATGAGGAGGAGCTCATCATCCAGCAACTCCA CGACCTGGAGAAGTCGGTGGAGGAGATCCAGAAGGAATCATCTGTCAACCACAAGCTCGTGACggtgcaggagctggaggagaaggcCACTGTTCTGAGAAAGCTGGGAGAAACACTCACAGAACTGAAAA ATCAGTTCCCAGGCCTGCAGAGTAAGATGCGGGTGGTGCTCAGGGTAGAAGTGGAGGCCGTCAAATTCCTGAAAGAAGAGCCACACAGACTCGACGCCCTGTTAAAACGCTGCAAGAGTATAACTGACACCCTCGCGACCATGCGCAA ACAAGCAAATGAGGGGGTGTGGAAAAAGCAGGAGGACTTCTCCAGTCCTTCATCAAAGCACAATGATGACTTGCGAAAGTTCGCAGACTTTGACATTCCCACCAGCCCACCACTCACCATCAATGACCTCGGGGGTGGCAACAGCCTGTCCAACTGGAGCCCCCACACTAGCCTCAGCCGAGGCCACGGGAACCCGTCCGGCCCCCACAAGGACAATTATCCTCCTGTCCCCCACAAGGGAAAAgccctggaggagctggagcgcCGCGCTGCTGCAGATAAAGCTTTGTCCGTAGAGGTCCGACTG GCAGCAGAGCGGGACTGGGAGGAGAAGCGGGCCAGTCTGACCCAGTACAGCGCTCAGGACATCAACCGGCTGCTGGAGGAGACCCAGGCCGAGTTAATGAAGGCTATTCCTGACCTGGACTTTGCTGCCAAGCAGATCAAGCCCAGCTCCAACCCAACGTCCTCTCAGACCCCTCAGAGTGGGACGGCAACCCCAGAGCACCGTGCCAGCAAGCCCCAGCACAAGCTTTctgggaaggagggaggatCCAGGCGTGGCTCTG ATGAGCTGACAGTGCCTCGATATCGCACAGAGAAACCCTCCaagtctcctcctccaccgccaCCGAGACGTAGCTTCCCATCCTCTCCAGGCATTACCACCCGCAGCGGAGAGCCCCTCATTCCTGGTAAAAGTATAAAG AAGTCTGAATCTGAAGAGACTGAAGGCCAGAAGCCTCATGTAAAGCTGAGGAGGACCGTGTCCGAAAACCCTCGTCCTGCATCTACACCCCCCACACTGGCCTCTGGGGAcaaggaggaaggggaggaagaaaaaattGCTGCCGAACTGGAG CTGTTTGAGAGAGCCCCGCTCAGGCTCACCCTGCCCCCTCACCATTTCCTGCCTGTTAGCCCTCGCAACAGGAACAGCGTACCCCCATGCAGACTGGACCTGTGGCCCTCTAAGGCCCCGGGCACTGAG GGAAGTCGCTTGTCTCCTGTCCCCCACATCGTGTTGACAGAGTGTTTGCCAGCTTCGCCCACTGCCTCAGAGGATCCCGTCAGAGATTTAGCAAACGACTCTGTGGAGGAGAATCCATCACGAGATTGGACAGGTCATCGCACAGCCTACGAGGCTCAAATGTCAAAGCAAAGGGATTCATTTGGAGGCTCTCTTCAGCCTGAGCGAGAGCAGCATTGTTTTAAACAGGATATGGGATTAAAACAGGAGCTTGCCCTGCTGTTGACAGAGATGGAGGTGAGGGTGGTGTCTTCTCTTGAGGCCCAGGAGCTCAGCAAGACTGCAGGAAGAGTTTTAAAGACTCTAACCATCTTACCACAGACAAGAGAAGTCTCTGAGGCTCAGCTGAGTGACCGACCACTGCTAGTGCTCTTCAGGGAGGAAAAATCAGTCCGAGAGGCCTACAGGCTGCTGTATTCCCTTCTGGAGTCATCCAAGCCGGTGCCCAAACCCAGAATAAAATCCTCCCTTTACCCAGGCCAGCAGAACTCTCTGGTGGAGGCTCTGAGAAGAGGGACAGAAACAGGGGACAGGACGCTGACAGTTCAGTACAACACTGAGACTAAGATGATTCCTGAGGTAAAGCAGGTTTTAGAAAATAGTACTCTTGAGTACAGTGAGTCAGACAGCTCTGTGGACAGTCTTGCCAGTCGGATGAGAACGACAGAAGACGTCCGACGCAGCACCTACAGGAGGCTGGACAGCTTGGAGGAGACTATTCGAGAGCTGGAGAACACCTTGATAGAGATCAGTGGCCATCCAACTGCAGAGCAGCTCTACACTGAGACAGCCATCAAAAGTGCTCCTGCACAGGTGACCGGTATTCCGACCTCGGAGACCAAGAAGCCTCCAGTCCCACCCAAGCCGTCGTCTTTGAATCCAGCATCGAACCAG gGAGGGAATAGCTCCAGCGTTGGTAAGATTCTCCACTCCTCGGCTGCCTCCAAGCTGAAGCACCTGCAGCAGAACAGCACAGACAAGACTAAAATTGGCAAAAGAGAGGACTTCTTGAAGATCCAGGGCCAGCAGCAG
- the LOC130185881 gene encoding SRC kinase signaling inhibitor 1-like isoform X8 — MSEADIPLGFNRMNRFRQSLPLSRSASQNKLRSPGVLFLQYGDETRRVHITHELSSLDTLHALIVHMFPQKLTAGMLKSPNTAILIKDEARNVFYELEDVRDIQDRSIIKIYRKEPIYASYPAAAHLANGDLRREIVYSSRDSSPTRRLNTLPSSTASGSSGSPSRSRLSYSGGRPPSFSGSHPQHEQPRHPHHPPASHAANAGLSPSPSAILERRDVKPDEEVSAKNMALMKNEGLYADPYSLMHEGRLSIASTQSLAAIGDPFSFPVSSGLYRRGSVRSLSTYSAAALQGDLEDSLYKPGGSLYSDTYSSATLGMGFRMPPSSPQKIPDMQLRDRDSYSSSPSRASPVRQTFRKDSSSVFVESPKSRPSSGSEPLCLTAGPGEGGRATPGFGSSLSGQDSDTSRDHRLERMEAMEKQIASLTGLVQSVLTRAPDSDSTCGLLRLCMMAGCPPDQGTEFSRPLPFSSSEKTETNSDGSATGTGRLKQKAHTPSAPLALMPPPPSNINQVNSVGRLQMQLHLHGLQQNATDLRKQLTQLRKIQMENQDSVKTLLKRTEAELNVRVADALRKQEDPLQRQRLLVEEERLKYLNEEELIIQQLHDLEKSVEEIQKESSVNHKLVTVQELEEKATVLRKLGETLTELKNQFPGLQSKMRVVLRVEVEAVKFLKEEPHRLDALLKRCKSITDTLATMRKQANEGVWKKQEDFSSPSSKHNDDLRKFADFDIPTSPPLTINDLGGGNSLSNWSPHTSLSRGHGNPSGPHKDNYPPVPHKGKALEELERRAAADKALSVEVRLAAERDWEEKRASLTQYSAQDINRLLEETQAELMKAIPDLDFAAKQIKPSSNPTSSQTPQSGTATPEHRASKPQHKLSGKEGGSRRGSDELTVPRYRTEKPSKSPPPPPPRRSFPSSPGITTRSGEPLIPGKSIKKSESEETEGQKPHVKLRRTVSENPRPASTPPTLASGDKEEGEEEKIAAELELFERAPLRLTLPPHHFLPVSPRNRNSVPPCRLDLWPSKAPGTEGSRLSPVPHIVLTECLPASPTASEDPVRDLANDSVEENPSRDWTGHRTAYEAQMSKQRDSFGGSLQPEREQHCFKQDMGLKQELALLLTEMEVRVVSSLEAQELSKTAGRVLKTLTILPQTREVSEAQLSDRPLLVLFREEKSVREAYRLLYSLLESSKPVPKPRIKSSLYPGQQNSLVEALRRGTETGDRTLTVQYNTETKMIPEVKQVLENSTLEYSESDSSVDSLASRMRTTEDVRRSTYRRLDSLEETIRELENTLIEISGHPTAEQLYTETAIKSAPAQVTGIPTSETKKPPVPPKPSSLNPASNQGGNSSSVGKILHSSAASKLKHLQQNSTDKTKIGKREDFLKIQGQQQQ, encoded by the exons ATGTCAGAAGCTGACATCCCCCTGGGGTTCAACCGGATGAACCGCTTCCGCCAGAGCCTGCCGCTGTCCCGCTCTGCCAGCCAGAATAAGCTACGATCTCCAG GCGTGCTGTTCCTGCAGTACGGGGATGAGACACGCCGGGTGCACATCACCCACGAGCTGAGCAGCCTGGACACGCTGCACGCCCTCATCGTCCACATGTTCCCTCAGAAGTTGACAGCGGGTATGCTGAAGTCACCCAACACAGCCATCTTGATCAAGGATGAGGCACGTAACGTCTTCTACGAGCTGGAGGATGTGCGGGACATCCAGGACCGCAGCATCATCAAGATTTACCGCAAAGAGCCCATCTATGCTTCTTACCCTGCTGCTGCACACCTTGCTAATGGAGACCTGAGG agggagatAGTGTACTCCTCTCGCGACTCCTCTCCAACTCGCCGCCTCAacaccctcccctcctctaCGGCCTCAGGGTCTTCTGGCTCTCCCTCCCGTTCACGCCTCTCCTACAGCGGGGGCcgccctccctccttctccgGGTCCCATCCCCAGCATGAACAGCCCCGACACCCCCACCATCCCCCAGCCAGCCACGCTGCCAATGCAGGCCTGTCTCCTTCACCCAGCGCCATCCTAGAGCGCCGTGATGTCAAGCCTGATGAAGAAGTGTCTGCGAAAAATATGGCATTAATGAAGAACGAGGGGCTGTATGCAGATCCCTACAGCTTGATGCACGAGGGCCGCCTCAGCATTGCTTCCACCCAGTCTTTAGCTGCCATTGGGGACCCCTTTAGCTTCCCTGTTTCCAGTGGCCTGTACCGCCGTGGCTCTGTGCGATCCCTCAGCACCTACTCGGCCGCTGCTCTTCAGGGCGATCTGGAGGACTCCCTCTACAAGCCTGGAGGCTCACTCTACTCTGACACATATTCCTCAGCCACTCTGGGCATGGGTTTTCGCATGCCGCCCTCATCCCCACAGAAAATTCCTGACATGCAGCTGAGGGACAGGGACTCATATTCTAGCTCACCCAGCAGAGCCTCACCCGTCAGGCAGACGTTTCGCAAGGACTCGTCCTCCGTGTTTGTGGAGAGCCCAAAGTCGAGGCCCAGCTCCGGTTCAGAGCCCCTTTGTCTGACAGCCGGGCCTGGGGAGGGCGGCAGGGCCACACCTGGTTTTGGTTCTTCATTGTCTGGACAAGACTCTGACACTAGCAG GGATCATCGCCTGGAGCGTATGGAGGCCATGGAGAAGCAGATAGCCAGCCTGACTGGCCTGGTCCAGAGTGTGCTGACCAGAGCACCAGACAGTGACAGCAC ATGCGGCCTGCTGCGTCTCTGCATGATGGCGGGCTGCCCTCCAGACCAAGGGACGGAGTTCTCACGGCCATTACCTTTCTCTTCCAGCGAGAAGACCGAAACCAACAGTGACGGCTCCGCCACTGGAA CTGGACGGCTGAAGCAGAAAG CTCATACACCATCGGCACCTCTAGCTCTGATGCCACCACCACCTTCTAACATAAACCAGGTGAACAGCGTCGGCCGCTTGCAGATGCAGCTCCACCTGCACGGCCTGCAGCAAAATGCCACCGACCTGCGCAAACAGCTCACCCAGCTGCGCAAGATACAG ATGGAGAACCAGGATTCGGTGAAAACATTGCTGAAACGGACAGAAGCGGAGCTGAATGTGCGCGTTGCTGACGCCCTGAGGAAGCAGGAGGATCCTCTGCAGAGACAGCGCCtcctggtggaggaggagagactcAAGTACCTCAATGAGGAGGAGCTCATCATCCAGCAACTCCA CGACCTGGAGAAGTCGGTGGAGGAGATCCAGAAGGAATCATCTGTCAACCACAAGCTCGTGACggtgcaggagctggaggagaaggcCACTGTTCTGAGAAAGCTGGGAGAAACACTCACAGAACTGAAAA ATCAGTTCCCAGGCCTGCAGAGTAAGATGCGGGTGGTGCTCAGGGTAGAAGTGGAGGCCGTCAAATTCCTGAAAGAAGAGCCACACAGACTCGACGCCCTGTTAAAACGCTGCAAGAGTATAACTGACACCCTCGCGACCATGCGCAA ACAAGCAAATGAGGGGGTGTGGAAAAAGCAGGAGGACTTCTCCAGTCCTTCATCAAAGCACAATGATGACTTGCGAAAGTTCGCAGACTTTGACATTCCCACCAGCCCACCACTCACCATCAATGACCTCGGGGGTGGCAACAGCCTGTCCAACTGGAGCCCCCACACTAGCCTCAGCCGAGGCCACGGGAACCCGTCCGGCCCCCACAAGGACAATTATCCTCCTGTCCCCCACAAGGGAAAAgccctggaggagctggagcgcCGCGCTGCTGCAGATAAAGCTTTGTCCGTAGAGGTCCGACTG GCAGCAGAGCGGGACTGGGAGGAGAAGCGGGCCAGTCTGACCCAGTACAGCGCTCAGGACATCAACCGGCTGCTGGAGGAGACCCAGGCCGAGTTAATGAAGGCTATTCCTGACCTGGACTTTGCTGCCAAGCAGATCAAGCCCAGCTCCAACCCAACGTCCTCTCAGACCCCTCAGAGTGGGACGGCAACCCCAGAGCACCGTGCCAGCAAGCCCCAGCACAAGCTTTctgggaaggagggaggatCCAGGCGTGGCTCTG ATGAGCTGACAGTGCCTCGATATCGCACAGAGAAACCCTCCaagtctcctcctccaccgccaCCGAGACGTAGCTTCCCATCCTCTCCAGGCATTACCACCCGCAGCGGAGAGCCCCTCATTCCTGGTAAAAGTATAAAG AAGTCTGAATCTGAAGAGACTGAAGGCCAGAAGCCTCATGTAAAGCTGAGGAGGACCGTGTCCGAAAACCCTCGTCCTGCATCTACACCCCCCACACTGGCCTCTGGGGAcaaggaggaaggggaggaagaaaaaattGCTGCCGAACTGGAG CTGTTTGAGAGAGCCCCGCTCAGGCTCACCCTGCCCCCTCACCATTTCCTGCCTGTTAGCCCTCGCAACAGGAACAGCGTACCCCCATGCAGACTGGACCTGTGGCCCTCTAAGGCCCCGGGCACTGAG GGAAGTCGCTTGTCTCCTGTCCCCCACATCGTGTTGACAGAGTGTTTGCCAGCTTCGCCCACTGCCTCAGAGGATCCCGTCAGAGATTTAGCAAACGACTCTGTGGAGGAGAATCCATCACGAGATTGGACAGGTCATCGCACAGCCTACGAGGCTCAAATGTCAAAGCAAAGGGATTCATTTGGAGGCTCTCTTCAGCCTGAGCGAGAGCAGCATTGTTTTAAACAGGATATGGGATTAAAACAGGAGCTTGCCCTGCTGTTGACAGAGATGGAGGTGAGGGTGGTGTCTTCTCTTGAGGCCCAGGAGCTCAGCAAGACTGCAGGAAGAGTTTTAAAGACTCTAACCATCTTACCACAGACAAGAGAAGTCTCTGAGGCTCAGCTGAGTGACCGACCACTGCTAGTGCTCTTCAGGGAGGAAAAATCAGTCCGAGAGGCCTACAGGCTGCTGTATTCCCTTCTGGAGTCATCCAAGCCGGTGCCCAAACCCAGAATAAAATCCTCCCTTTACCCAGGCCAGCAGAACTCTCTGGTGGAGGCTCTGAGAAGAGGGACAGAAACAGGGGACAGGACGCTGACAGTTCAGTACAACACTGAGACTAAGATGATTCCTGAGGTAAAGCAGGTTTTAGAAAATAGTACTCTTGAGTACAGTGAGTCAGACAGCTCTGTGGACAGTCTTGCCAGTCGGATGAGAACGACAGAAGACGTCCGACGCAGCACCTACAGGAGGCTGGACAGCTTGGAGGAGACTATTCGAGAGCTGGAGAACACCTTGATAGAGATCAGTGGCCATCCAACTGCAGAGCAGCTCTACACTGAGACAGCCATCAAAAGTGCTCCTGCACAGGTGACCGGTATTCCGACCTCGGAGACCAAGAAGCCTCCAGTCCCACCCAAGCCGTCGTCTTTGAATCCAGCATCGAACCAG gGAGGGAATAGCTCCAGCGTTGGTAAGATTCTCCACTCCTCGGCTGCCTCCAAGCTGAAGCACCTGCAGCAGAACAGCACAGACAAGACTAAAATTGGCAAAAGAGAGGACTTCTTGAAGATCCAGGGCCAGCAGCAG